TTGCAGCGTGCGATGCTCACTGGGAGTGTGCCGGACCGGTGTGTGACCCAGTTCAGATAGTTGCTTGGATGGGGCATctggctttagatgttaggctttggtgcgatgtctgtttggtattaggcccggaCATTCGGCACACCTTCATCAAGGGGATAGGAGTAGCAACAGGCGTTGCCAAGACGGTGGCTTCAGACTTATTGACGTATCACCTTGTATGGtcttgtgaataattaataaaatgactGCATACATCGTCTAGATGCAGAGGCCAGGGGTACATCCTcctttttctaaaaaaatcacaTGGACACCGCGGTGTGTGTGCGCGCGCCACAAACATCGAGCAGTGGCGAACAAAAAGGGGAACGAGGGCTTTCCTTGTGCGAAACGGGAGGAAACCTTTGTGAGGTTGACACGATTCAGACGAGATAATACAGCCCCGcagcaaagagagagagagagaacaaaaATCTGAAGGAAGTGCCTCGCTTATGCATCGCAttacagggatgtctgtctccgatCCCAGCGGCGGCGTGGACAAGGACCGGCGGCGCCTGGGGTCAACTGATCGCCGTCGTGTTTCGTGTGCGTGGCCAGCACTGTGCGTGTGCGTACATCTGGTATTCTCTGCAGAAAATAGCATGGGAATAACAGGCAGGACAGCAAAATACCCAGCTCCTGTAGCGCACTGTTTCGGCACCGTCTCTCATCAGACTCAGAGTTTGCCTCGTGATACTCCTGCCTGTTGGCCGCATGGATTGATGATGCAGTGTGGAGTGATGTTGTGGTTTCCTGAAGATTTGCCAAGGTATCGTATCGAGACTGACTCAAACATGTCTGGCTGGCTCTTGGTCACGCCATGAAATACTACTTTCCCTTCATGGACTAAAGCAGATCGAGCATGGTCACGCCATGAAATACAATGCTGTATGTTTCAAATATTCTTTGGAAACATGATTCACTTTGTTTGAGCGAATTGTTTCCCTTTATTGAAAGTTTAAGATTACATGGGATACAAACGCCTGGAGGTGGATTCCACAGCCACACACGGGTTCCAGACAACACTTCCTTTATGATCCTCTCGTTTTCATGGTTGACAGATGAACCCTTTCAGTCTCCCAAAAAAAAACCCCCCGCAAAAAAAGATGAAGGAGATGAACTCAAAGTCAGAGATATGGGCCCTCACGTGACGAATGAAGGCCCAATTCGTCCTAATATCGATCTCAGCCCAGCCTCGCTGCCTGGTTTATGTGTCCGGTACTCCCAACGTGCTGGGCTCTATTAAGCCCCGCTAGCTGGCTGTTGTTTGTTACGCGCCTGTTGCTACCGGCGCCATGACGACAGCCACCGTGACCTGCTACGCTTGGAGTTGCTCGACACACCAATGGTGCGGGCATCATCACTGTAGGAACCATGGGCGCCAACGGGATCATCGGAGGCGGCGCGCAAAGAACCAGCCCCGGTTGGACTTGGATTACCCCTGGAGCAGCGGCGGCGACCGGCACCGGTGGCACCACGGCTGCAACCCCCGCGGGCTGCGTCATGCTGCTGCCGACGGCGACGGACATCGCCTGGACTTGACGCTGCAGTGACTTGATGTACTTGATTGTAAGGTCTAGTGTCGAGGCTTGGCTACACCGCTGAAATGTGCGGACGGTGGATCGTGATCAACAACTTAGTAGGTACTCGTATTTCCATAATTTTTGTTCAAGTTCATCAACTAAATATGAGGCATGGCGACGTGAGCATAGTACCTTCTCGCATCCTGGAACGAGACGCCGCAGGGTCTTTAAACACTTGTTTATCTTGGATCTTCGTCTCTGCGCATATATGCATGCCAACAATAATGTTTGGATGCATTTCTATGTGTAATCACTAAGGGGATCAGATTGTCACGATGGAGCTAGTACCTTTTCTGTTTGGCTGTGTGTTCCTCCTGTGGCCTTCCTCCTTACACTGGAGTCGCTTGCTGTGTCCTGTGTCAGACAACAGTTATTTTTCAAAATAAAGACAAATTATCTTCCATATTGAGAAGAGAAGGACACATAAGTACCGTTGCCATATTATTTTCCACTGTCTTCCCGCTGTTCTCCTTCAACAGCTTGTTCAAGTCCTCCGATGTTATCACCCGATTATCCGACCTCTGCCCGGCAATATCGTTGTCACCAGCACGATCTTGACCACCACATGTGATAATCGGGTGGAGCCACGTCGCCATTTTGTCCTCGGAAGGTGGCACATGCATCACCTCAGGCCTACGCGAACATGATGAGATGGTGATGCCTCCTCCTTTCCACGCCAACTCGTAGAGATCCCCGCTGCAAAGCAAGATATGCATGCGGGCTAATTTAAATGATAAACAGGTATTTATTAACAGGCTGTCTAGGAGAAATGCCATGATACCATGCACCTACACTCACATCCACCCCTCTGTGGTTTTTGCCTTGCAAGTTTCCAAAATTTGTCCCCAAAAAAACGGTGATGCATAGGGGCGAATATATAGTCACTTCTAGGAAAATCATAAAAAAAATACGACCATTTAAGCCCTGCATAAAATCAGAAAAAATCATGGCGCTACATGGTTAAAGGGGCGAGCTCCAAAGTTCGGAAACCATGAAAGTTTGCAGACAAGTATAGATGGGGTACACGTACAACATCTTTTTTTCTTTCGAAAAGGGGCATTGCCCCCAGCCTCTGTATCGCAATGGTGCGTATGCAACCATATTATTAAACGAAGTCTCCAACAAGTATGCAGTGCGTTACAA
This genomic window from Aegilops tauschii subsp. strangulata cultivar AL8/78 chromosome 4, Aet v6.0, whole genome shotgun sequence contains:
- the LOC120962612 gene encoding uncharacterized protein, which translates into the protein MAFLLDSLLINTCLSFKLARMHILLCSGDLYELAWKGGGITISSCSRRPEVMHVPPSEDKMATWLHPIITCGGQDRAGDNDIAGQRSDNRVITSEDLNKLLKENSGKTVENNMATDTASDSSVRRKATGGTHSQTEKRRRSKINKCLKTLRRLVPGCEKRCSQASTLDLTIKYIKSLQRQVQAMSVAVGSSMTQPAGVAAVVPPVPVAAAAPGVIQVQPGLVLCAPPPMIPLAPMVPTVMMPAPLVCRATPSVAGHGGCRHGAGSNRRVTNNSQLAGLNRAQHVGSTGHINQAARLG